A genome region from Paradevosia shaoguanensis includes the following:
- a CDS encoding RidA family protein codes for MTRRSMYSGSRFEELAGYARAVVDGDFIFISGTSGGDPKTGAFPESAEEQARNALTVIGNTLAGADAGFEHVVSVRVYLADRADVMAVSKLLGATFADPRPTNTTIICGFPVEEIKVELEMVALRRR; via the coding sequence ATGACGCGGCGTTCTATGTATTCGGGGTCCCGCTTCGAGGAATTGGCCGGCTATGCCCGTGCCGTCGTCGATGGCGATTTCATCTTCATTTCCGGCACGTCGGGCGGCGATCCCAAGACTGGGGCGTTTCCCGAGAGTGCCGAAGAGCAGGCGCGCAACGCGCTGACGGTGATCGGCAACACGCTGGCCGGGGCCGATGCCGGCTTCGAGCACGTGGTCTCGGTGCGCGTCTATCTCGCCGACCGCGCCGACGTGATGGCGGTCTCCAAACTCCTCGGCGCGACCTTCGCCGATCCTCGGCCGACCAACACCACGATCATCTGCGGCTTCCCGGTCGAAGAGATCAAGGTCGAGCTCGAAATGGTCGCCCTCAGGCGGCGCTGA
- a CDS encoding pyridoxal phosphate-dependent aminotransferase, giving the protein MRRVAKRISETPAKSFGMYERAARAEAAGLQPIRMEFGRPFADTPEHIKQAAIDAIRAGHVHYSDPAGLPELREAAAAKLRERNRLPGVTADDILVTNGMSHAAFITFMALLDPDDEVILLAPYYPQHLGKIELTGGRPVVVDLDAANGYRIDNAAIAAAITPRTRAILLVNPANPTGRVYTEAELRGLADLAIAHDLVVVSDEIYEDVIFDGLPHVSIGALENMADRTVSMYAFTKSHAMDGWRIGYLAAPKWLLPALMKVSTNDITHVNTFIQYGAKAAIEGPQEVLDHLLAEDREKRDFTVASLNQMPGVRCASPQATTFAFPDVSALGIPSQELAEMILDKAGVAVEAGRFHGEAGEGHLRISFGSVSMPELENAMQRLARFFNAL; this is encoded by the coding sequence ATGCGACGCGTCGCCAAGCGAATTTCGGAAACTCCGGCCAAAAGTTTCGGCATGTATGAACGCGCCGCCCGCGCGGAAGCGGCCGGCTTGCAGCCGATCCGCATGGAGTTCGGCCGGCCGTTCGCCGATACGCCCGAGCACATCAAGCAGGCTGCCATCGACGCCATCCGGGCAGGGCACGTGCACTATTCCGACCCGGCCGGGCTGCCGGAACTGCGCGAAGCTGCGGCAGCGAAGCTGCGCGAGCGCAACCGCCTGCCGGGCGTGACCGCCGACGATATCCTCGTGACCAACGGCATGTCCCATGCCGCCTTCATCACCTTCATGGCGCTGCTCGATCCCGACGACGAAGTGATCCTGCTCGCGCCCTATTACCCCCAGCATCTGGGCAAGATCGAGCTGACGGGCGGCAGGCCCGTGGTTGTCGATCTCGACGCCGCCAACGGCTATCGCATCGATAACGCTGCCATTGCCGCCGCGATCACGCCGCGCACGCGCGCCATTCTGCTGGTCAACCCGGCCAATCCGACCGGCCGCGTCTACACAGAAGCGGAACTGCGCGGCCTGGCCGACCTCGCCATTGCCCACGATCTCGTGGTCGTCTCGGACGAGATCTATGAAGACGTGATCTTCGACGGCCTGCCGCATGTCAGCATCGGCGCGCTGGAGAACATGGCAGACCGCACGGTCTCGATGTACGCCTTCACCAAGTCGCACGCCATGGATGGCTGGCGCATCGGCTACCTCGCCGCGCCGAAATGGCTGCTGCCGGCGCTGATGAAGGTCTCGACCAACGACATCACGCACGTCAACACCTTCATCCAATATGGCGCCAAGGCCGCCATCGAAGGGCCGCAGGAAGTGCTCGACCATCTGCTGGCTGAAGACCGCGAAAAGCGCGATTTCACCGTTGCCAGCCTCAACCAGATGCCCGGCGTCCGCTGCGCCTCGCCGCAGGCTACGACCTTCGCTTTCCCCGATGTGTCGGCGCTCGGCATACCGTCCCAGGAACTGGCCGAAATGATCCTCGACAAGGCCGGCGTTGCGGTGGAGGCCGGGCGCTTCCATGGCGAGGCCGGCGAGGGGCATCTGCGCATCAGCTTCGGCTCGGTGTCGATGCCGGAGCTGGAAAACGCCATGCAGCGGCTTGCCCGCTTCTTCAATGCCCTATGA
- a CDS encoding GntR family transcriptional regulator, which produces MTAPRKASGLDETGLEPVSKRRTVQEVVYQRLSHALMTGRFKPGQMLTISSLSTLFRTSHMPVREALRRLVAENALETASNGSAYVPAVSRERLDDLCNARVIVETAATAQAVGNMTPRIIRAIENLAEDHLDAGRDQDIQLMLAKNRDFHFMIYETANSPVLLQLIDTLWLRFGPYLRMLTNHLEPELAAGKFEVYGDHHQKLIAALKEGDATEAVEQIKADIRETQALLVPLCVPGQEA; this is translated from the coding sequence GGGGCTGGAACCGGTCTCCAAGCGCCGGACGGTGCAGGAAGTCGTCTATCAGCGGCTGAGCCACGCGCTGATGACCGGCCGCTTCAAGCCCGGCCAGATGCTGACCATTTCCTCGCTCTCCACCCTCTTCCGCACCAGCCATATGCCGGTGCGCGAGGCGTTGCGGCGGCTGGTGGCCGAGAATGCGCTCGAAACCGCGTCCAATGGCTCGGCCTATGTGCCTGCCGTGTCGCGCGAGCGGCTGGATGACCTGTGCAATGCCCGCGTGATCGTGGAAACGGCGGCGACGGCGCAGGCGGTCGGCAACATGACGCCGCGCATCATCCGCGCCATCGAGAACCTGGCCGAAGATCACCTTGATGCCGGTCGCGATCAGGATATCCAGCTTATGCTGGCCAAGAACCGCGACTTCCACTTCATGATCTACGAGACGGCGAACTCGCCCGTCCTGCTGCAGCTCATCGATACGCTCTGGCTGCGTTTCGGCCCCTATCTGCGCATGCTGACCAACCACCTCGAGCCCGAACTGGCGGCCGGGAAGTTCGAGGTTTACGGGGACCATCACCAAAAGCTCATCGCGGCGCTCAAGGAAGGCGACGCGACCGAGGCGGTGGAGCAGATCAAGGCCGATATCCGCGAGACCCAGGCGCTGCTGGTGCCGCTCTGCGTACCCGGCCAGGAAGCGTGA